Proteins from a genomic interval of Quercus robur chromosome 9, dhQueRobu3.1, whole genome shotgun sequence:
- the LOC126699499 gene encoding zinc-finger homeodomain protein 2-like: MEFEEEEEEEHEEEEEDMEIPTPPAPAYELPVTNSASGKPKVLVGPNNNHPTTSSATTTTMTRYRECLKNHALGMGGHALDGCGEFLAAGEEGTLDALKCAACNCHRNFHRKEVNDHHHHHHRSSSEVYHHYQQQFTPYYHHQHRSPQPPHHSGYLHMTTTLSQHHQRPPLALPAASGGGGQDLEDMSNPSSSGGGGGGGGTSSGGGSKKRFRTKFSQEQKEKMLQFAESVGWKIQKHDEAAVEQFCAETGVRRQVLKVWMHNNKHTLGKKPKKKKKKKKPFFLLFEKIGATFMEENCNVNFATRSN, from the coding sequence atggaattcgaggaggaggaggaggaggagcatgaagaagaagaagaagacatggAAATTCCAACACCACCAGCACCTGCGTACGAATTACCGGTTACCAACTCAGCCAGTGGTAAGCCCAAAGTACTGGTGGGTCCCAACAACAACCACCCCACCACTTCTtctgccaccaccaccacgatGACCAGATACAGAGAATGCTTGAAGAACCACGCGTTGGGTATGGGAGGCCACGCGTTGGACGGTTGCGGAGAGTTCTTGGCAGCCGGAGAGGAAGGTACGCTCGACGCGCTGAAATGCGCCGCCTGCAACTGCCACCGTAACTTCCACCGCAAGGAAGTTAacgatcatcatcatcatcatcatcgatCATCATCAGAAGTCTACCACCACTATCAGCAACAATTCACACcttattatcatcatcaacatCGATCTCCACAACCACCACATCATAGTGGGTACTTGCACATGACCACCACGTTGTCTCAGCATCATCAAAGACCGCCTTTGGCTTTGCCAGCTGCTTCAGGCGGTGGCGGTCAAGATTTGGAGGACATGTCAAACCCTAGTAGcagtggtggtggcggtggtggtggtgggacTAGTAGTGGTGGTGGGTCAAAGAAGAGGTTTAGAACAAAGTTTAGCCAGGAACAGAAGGAGAAGATGCTTCAATTTGCGGAGAGCGTAGGGTGGAAGATTCAGAAGCACGATGAAGCTGCGGTGGAACAGTTCTGTGCAGAGACAGGTGTGAGAAGGCAAGTACTCAAGGTCTGGATGCACAACAACAAGCACACCCTAGgtaagaaacccaaaaaaaaaaaaaaaaaaaaaaaacccttttttcttttgtttgagaAAATTGGTGCCACGTTCATGGAAGAAAATTGTAATGTAAATTTTGCTACGAGATCTAATTAA